GGACCACGTCCGCCTCGATGGGGGCGGCGTTGAAGCGCAGGCAGGTGGCCAGGGTCATGAGCGCCTGCTTGACCCGCCGGGGGTTGCCCTCGAAGATCCCTTCCGTGAAGGGGTAGCCGTGCACCGCCGGGTTGTCGAAGGGCGCCTGCTGGTCGCCGAAGCATTTGACCTCCACGGTGGCCAAGTGGGCCATCTCCCGGGCCAGATGCTCCACGTGCACGCCGGCACCGCCGTAGACGTGGGGCGGGTATTCCCGGGTCAGGTACAGGACCTGCATAGGGCGCTCCTGGGGTGGGGGATGGAGGGCAGCCCGGGCCTGGGGCGGTTCTTGCCTGGGGTTGTCATAGCCCAGATCGTCCCCAAGCGTCAACCGGGGGTGGCCAGGCTTGACCAGGCCAGGCCGGCCAGGCATGCTGGGAGCAGAAGCGGGACACCTGCCCCAGGAGGAGGGCCATGAAGATCGCCCAGCCCGGTGCCAGGCCGGCCAAGGACGAGACCATGCGCATCGGCGTCAGTGCCTGTCTTGTGGGCAACCCCGTGCGCTACGACGGTGGCCACCGGCTGGCCTCCTTTGTGGCCGAGACCCTGAGCCGCCATTGCACCGTGGTGCCGGTCTGCCCGGAAGTCGAGTGCGGCCTGCCGGTGCCCCGGGAGACCATGCACCTGGTAGGCGACCCGGCCGCGCCGCGTCTCGTCACGACCGGCACCGGCATCGATCATACGGAGCGCCTGCTGGGCTGGGCCCGGCAGCGGCTGCCGGAGCTGGCGGCGGACGACCTGTCCGGCTTCATCTTCAAGAGCCGGTCGCCCTCCTGCGGCGTGCAGCGGGTCAAGGTTCTGACCGGCGCGGCCGGCTTTCGCCGTGTTGGGGTCGGCCTTTTCGCCCGCCAGCTCATGGCGCACTCCCCCCTGGTGCCGGTGGAGGAGGACGACCGGCTCTCCGACGAGGCCGTCCGGGAGAATTTCATCGAGCGGATCTTCGCCGGCCAGCGCTGGCGGGCCTGCCGCCAGAAGGCCATGCACCGGGACGGCCTGGCGGCCTTCCACGCCAGCCACCAGCTCCAGATCATGGCCCACAGCGAACAGCATTGCCGAGCCCTGGGCCGGCTGGTGGCCACCGCCGGGGAGCTGCCGGTGGTCGAGCTTTTTGCCCGTTACCAGGCCCTCCTCTGCCAAGCCCTGGCCCGCCTGGCCACACGGAAGAAGAACGCCAAGGTCCTCCAGCAGATGGCCGGCTCGCTCAGGAGGATGCTCACCGCCGGCGAGAAGGCGGAGCTGCGCACCAGCATCGACCGCTACCGCGCCGGAACCCTCCCCCTGGCGGTGCCGATCACCCTGGTGGGCAGCCTCGTCCGCCAGCACGGCGTCGCCGCCCTGGCTGGCCAGACCTATCTGGCGCCCCACCCGCTGGAGATCCAGCTCCGCAGCCATGCGTGAGGACGGACCCGCCATCCCCCCGGCTGGGCCGGCAACGGCCACCCTGCCACTTATTTGCGTCACCGCCGCGGTCATCGAAGAAGCCGGTCGGATCCTCATCGCCCAGCGGCCGGCCGGCGACCGGCTGGCCGGGCTCTGGGAGTTTCCGGGTGGCAAGATCGAGGCGGGCGAGGAGCCGGCAGCCTGCCTGGTCCGGGAGCTTTACGAGGAGCTGGGGGTGGAGGTGGCGGTGGAGGAGTGCCTGCTCGTGCACCGGCACCGCTACGAGCACGCGGTGATCGAGCTGGCCAGCTACCGGGTCCGGCACCTGGCCGGCACCTTTCAGCCCCACGCCCACGCCGCCCTGGCCTGGGTGCGGCCCCAGGAAATGGGTCGCTACCCTTTCGCCCCCGCCGACTTGCCGACCGTGGCGCTGGTGCAGGCGGCCTTCTCCGGCAGGGTATGCTCCGGAGAAGCCGGCAGAACGTGACCCTCTTGCGCTCCAGCCTCGGCAAGGCAACATGGGTTTTCGCTTCTTGACGGCTTCTTTTATGGCGGTTTATAAGGACTTGTTTGGCTCCATCCAGGCTCTTGCCCGCTGCTCAACCAGGGAAGTCCATGGACGTCTTTGCATTCCGGAACGCGGTCGTTGGCCAGTATGAGCGGTTCACCCGCAGCTTTGTGCGGATCAAGGCCGCCGACATCCAGGCTTATGTGGAGGCCAGGTACAAGTCCGAGCATTTCTGGCCGCCGCCGCTGGTGCAGCTCAATCCAGCCTTCGTCCCGGGTCGCACCGTGGAGGAGCTGGTGGCGGCCGGCGTCCTGCATCCGGAATGCGCCGGCATCTTCCGGTACGGCAAGACGGCAGAGGGCGCGCCTGGCATCTCCTTGCGCCTGTATAAGCATCAGGAGGAGGCGATCCTCTGTGCCCAGCGTCGCCAATCCTACGTGCTGACCACCGGCACCGGCTCCGGCAAATCCCTCGCCTATTTCGTGCCCATCGTCGACTTGGCGCTCCGCCAGAAGACGGCCGATCCCAACCCCCGGATCCGGGCCATCGTCATCTATCCCATGAACGCCTTGGCGAACAGCCAGTATGACGAGTTGGAGAAGTTCCTCGGCCGGGGCTATCCCGAAGGTCAGTCGCCCGTGACCTTCGGCCTCTACACTGGCCCGGTGTCGGACGAGGAACGACAACGACTCGCGGCCAACCCTCCCGACATCCTCCTCACCAACTTCATGATGCTGGAACTGATCATGACCCGACAGGGGGAGGAAGACCGCGCGGTGGTGCGAGGGGCACAGGGGTTGGAGCTTCTGGTCCTCGATGAGCTGCATACCTACCGCGGCCGCCAAGGGGCTGACGTGGCCATGCTGGTACGCCGGTTGCGGGAGCGATTGAGCCCGCACCTCCGGTGCGTGGGCACCTCGGCCACCATGGCCAGCGAGGGGGATGCGGCCAGGCGTAAACAGACCGTGGCCGGCGTGGCTTCACGCCTTTTCGGC
The Thermodesulfobacteriota bacterium genome window above contains:
- a CDS encoding glycogen synthase codes for the protein MQVLYLTREYPPHVYGGAGVHVEHLAREMAHLATVEVKCFGDQQAPFDNPAVHGYPFTEGIFEGNPRRVKQALMTLATCLRFNAAPIEADVV
- a CDS encoding DUF523 and DUF1722 domain-containing protein; its protein translation is MKIAQPGARPAKDETMRIGVSACLVGNPVRYDGGHRLASFVAETLSRHCTVVPVCPEVECGLPVPRETMHLVGDPAAPRLVTTGTGIDHTERLLGWARQRLPELAADDLSGFIFKSRSPSCGVQRVKVLTGAAGFRRVGVGLFARQLMAHSPLVPVEEDDRLSDEAVRENFIERIFAGQRWRACRQKAMHRDGLAAFHASHQLQIMAHSEQHCRALGRLVATAGELPVVELFARYQALLCQALARLATRKKNAKVLQQMAGSLRRMLTAGEKAELRTSIDRYRAGTLPLAVPITLVGSLVRQHGVAALAGQTYLAPHPLEIQLRSHA
- a CDS encoding (deoxy)nucleoside triphosphate pyrophosphohydrolase; translated protein: MREDGPAIPPAGPATATLPLICVTAAVIEEAGRILIAQRPAGDRLAGLWEFPGGKIEAGEEPAACLVRELYEELGVEVAVEECLLVHRHRYEHAVIELASYRVRHLAGTFQPHAHAALAWVRPQEMGRYPFAPADLPTVALVQAAFSGRVCSGEAGRT